In Acidianus brierleyi, one genomic interval encodes:
- a CDS encoding shikimate dehydrogenase family protein: MFEINYSTKLLGIIGKNISYTLSPAIHNYSFQKLGINAVYLAFDLDETKFERLTSSLLELGKGFNVTIPYKEKIIKYLDKVDFTAEKIGAVNTIKEKEGYNTDYLALKTILNETGYYDSIIFGSGGAAKAISFAIAEEGFKVYIYDRKKEKGEKLVEYIKSKGYKAKVVENCSIEYGIIANATPDPSFIPEHCIKGNIAIDFVYTPVITTFLDKARKNGMKDVNGLKILVRQALEAQKIWFGKTVNEDEVVNFLYARKLVR, translated from the coding sequence GTGTTTGAAATAAACTATTCTACAAAATTACTTGGTATAATAGGCAAAAATATAAGCTATACTCTCTCTCCAGCTATTCATAACTATTCTTTTCAAAAACTAGGAATAAATGCGGTGTACCTAGCTTTTGATTTAGATGAAACAAAATTTGAAAGATTAACCTCATCATTATTGGAACTTGGTAAAGGCTTTAATGTTACTATACCTTATAAAGAGAAAATAATTAAGTATCTAGATAAAGTGGATTTTACTGCAGAAAAAATTGGTGCAGTGAATACTATAAAGGAAAAAGAGGGCTATAACACTGATTATTTAGCATTAAAGACAATATTAAACGAGACTGGGTATTATGATTCTATAATATTTGGATCAGGAGGTGCTGCTAAAGCTATTTCTTTTGCAATAGCAGAAGAAGGATTCAAGGTTTATATCTATGATAGAAAGAAAGAAAAAGGAGAGAAACTAGTCGAGTATATAAAATCAAAAGGATACAAAGCCAAGGTTGTAGAGAACTGTTCAATAGAATATGGCATAATAGCTAACGCTACTCCAGATCCTTCTTTTATTCCTGAACACTGTATTAAAGGTAATATAGCCATAGACTTCGTATATACTCCAGTAATTACGACTTTTTTGGATAAAGCAAGGAAAAATGGAATGAAAGATGTAAATGGGCTTAAAATCCTCGTTAGACAAGCTTTAGAAGCTCAAAAAATTTGGTTTGGAAAAACAGTTAATGAAGATGAAGTGGTGAATTTCCTATATGCCAGGAAACTCGTTCGGTAA
- the aroB gene encoding 3-dehydroquinate synthase, translating into MKNIKENICSFEINVDIGKKFEDFLSELDKKKAIIYSKNLRINPKADVVIPIDDGEQAKDLSNVLDIVKTLFDNDFDRGDYVIAVGGGTVLDIAGFAASIYLRGINLVNVPTTLLGMVDAGIGGKNGVNFAGVKNILGTFYQPSNIVIDLNFIKTLPLEELKKGLAEVIKYSLVLDKDLYDFLSLNKDRILNKEEDALEEIIYRSVNDKLGVVKEDERENKGIRVVLNFGHTIGHAIEAGSNFKISHGYAISVGMVCEAKIAEEMGYSEEGVVEDVLWLLQLYGLPLSIDKIGIPISLDLALSSIEKDKKTRGNFVMMPFPTRIGKWKKVDVPKETLKGFASQCLK; encoded by the coding sequence ATGAAAAATATTAAGGAGAATATATGTTCTTTTGAAATTAACGTCGATATAGGAAAAAAGTTTGAAGATTTTCTATCTGAGCTTGATAAAAAGAAAGCAATAATCTATTCTAAAAATCTTCGAATAAATCCTAAAGCAGACGTTGTGATTCCTATAGATGATGGTGAACAAGCAAAGGATTTATCCAACGTTTTAGATATAGTGAAAACTTTGTTTGATAATGATTTCGATAGAGGAGATTATGTTATTGCAGTTGGTGGAGGAACTGTACTTGATATAGCAGGTTTTGCTGCGTCTATTTATCTTAGAGGTATAAATTTGGTAAACGTCCCTACTACACTTTTGGGAATGGTAGATGCAGGAATAGGAGGTAAAAATGGAGTTAATTTTGCAGGAGTTAAAAATATACTAGGGACATTTTACCAGCCAAGTAATATAGTAATAGACTTAAATTTCATTAAAACTTTACCATTAGAAGAACTTAAGAAGGGATTAGCAGAAGTTATAAAGTATTCCTTGGTCTTAGATAAGGATCTATATGATTTTCTTTCTTTAAATAAAGATAGGATACTAAATAAAGAGGAGGATGCATTAGAAGAAATTATCTATAGATCAGTAAATGATAAGCTAGGGGTAGTTAAAGAAGATGAAAGAGAGAATAAAGGAATAAGAGTAGTATTGAACTTTGGTCATACAATAGGTCATGCCATAGAAGCAGGATCTAATTTTAAGATTTCTCATGGATATGCTATATCTGTAGGTATGGTATGTGAAGCTAAAATAGCAGAAGAAATGGGATATTCTGAAGAAGGAGTAGTAGAAGACGTTCTTTGGCTTTTGCAATTATATGGTCTTCCATTAAGTATTGATAAAATAGGCATTCCTATTTCGTTAGATTTAGCGCTAAGCTCTATTGAAAAGGATAAAAAAACTCGGGGAAATTTTGTTATGATGCCTTTTCCCACTAGAATAGGAAAATGGAAGAAAGTAGATGTTCCTAAAGAAACTCTAAAAGGGTTTGCGTCACAGTGTTTGAAATAA
- the aroF gene encoding 3-deoxy-7-phosphoheptulonate synthase — translation MILFILKDKRDYSTLKEKLQLSSSSYKFLNLYGKNLLLVWPDSEAEKIVDEDIEVAVKTKKSYILASNEWKKDPTSFKVKGTEIGTNKIVVAAGPCAVESEEQVVSVAKAVKRAGASILRGGAYKPRTSPYSFQGLGEEGVKILKTAGEETGLPIVTEIMDTKDSEVFKKYVDMVQIGARNAQNFSLLKEVASIGKPVLLKRGMANTVEEWLQAAEYLLYGGDGNVILCERGIRTFEKSTRFTLDIGGMVAAKMMTHLPICADPSHPAGKRELVHSLALASVAAGADMLLIEVHPHPESALSDSEQQLTPESFEVLMNRIKALASALGRSV, via the coding sequence ATGATTCTTTTCATATTAAAAGATAAAAGAGATTACTCTACCTTAAAGGAAAAATTACAATTATCATCTTCATCATACAAATTTCTTAATCTTTATGGAAAAAATTTACTATTAGTATGGCCGGATAGTGAGGCAGAAAAGATTGTAGATGAGGATATTGAAGTTGCAGTTAAAACCAAAAAATCATATATCTTAGCTAGTAACGAATGGAAAAAAGATCCTACATCATTTAAAGTTAAAGGCACTGAAATAGGTACAAATAAAATAGTCGTTGCAGCAGGTCCTTGTGCTGTAGAGTCAGAAGAGCAAGTAGTAAGTGTTGCTAAAGCAGTAAAAAGGGCAGGTGCTTCAATTTTAAGAGGAGGAGCCTATAAACCAAGGACTAGTCCATATTCATTTCAAGGTTTAGGAGAGGAAGGAGTAAAAATTCTAAAAACTGCAGGCGAAGAGACAGGTTTGCCAATAGTCACAGAAATAATGGACACTAAAGATTCTGAAGTGTTTAAGAAGTATGTAGATATGGTGCAAATTGGAGCAAGAAACGCTCAAAATTTCTCTTTATTAAAAGAAGTGGCTTCAATAGGAAAGCCAGTTCTCCTAAAAAGAGGGATGGCTAATACAGTAGAGGAATGGTTACAAGCAGCAGAATATTTGCTTTATGGAGGAGACGGAAACGTGATATTATGTGAAAGAGGAATAAGAACTTTTGAGAAATCAACAAGGTTTACTTTAGATATTGGAGGAATGGTTGCGGCAAAAATGATGACCCATTTACCTATCTGCGCAGATCCGAGTCATCCTGCAGGTAAAAGAGAGTTAGTTCACTCTTTAGCATTAGCATCTGTAGCAGCTGGCGCAGATATGTTGCTAATAGAGGTTCATCCACATCCTGAAAGTGCGCTAAGTGATTCTGAGCAACAATTAACTCCAGAATCTTTCGAAGTTCTTATGAATAGGATAAAAGCTTTAGCTTCGGCTCTCGGTAGATCTGTATGA
- a CDS encoding chorismate mutase, with protein MSEIDDLRKQIENIDEKLVYLLSERMKLSGKIGKIKQKNNFPITDEKREESVRLRWLSLSQKYGIPESMIDPLLNLIFSYSKIFQINPSYIKKISIIGYGGMARSLISLFKISSQEVVVTGRDIKKAERLASEFGYAYMEPYKAVEWGEIIIITLPPSGIVSDFMKKLFPYFSGKKVIDILSTKHSIFGFLEKMSLENNFNYISSHPLFGPYLYPVGEKIAVIPSITFPDSKEILDFWRNCGLFPIQTSLENHEKAMAVVQVLPHFYLMALSKSIELLAKELDVDFSNFQTTNFRDIYKIIKRVNDLHSVIMEIQELNPYSQKARELGMKELNNLYNEFLGEKK; from the coding sequence ATGAGTGAGATAGACGACTTAAGGAAACAGATAGAGAATATAGATGAAAAGTTAGTTTATTTGTTATCTGAAAGAATGAAATTATCTGGTAAAATAGGCAAAATAAAACAAAAAAATAATTTTCCTATAACAGATGAAAAAAGAGAAGAATCAGTTAGGTTAAGATGGTTGTCTTTATCTCAGAAATATGGCATCCCTGAGTCAATGATAGATCCGTTATTAAATTTAATTTTCTCTTATTCAAAAATTTTTCAGATAAATCCTAGCTACATAAAGAAAATATCTATAATAGGATATGGAGGAATGGCTAGATCTCTAATTTCTTTATTTAAAATATCTTCACAAGAAGTTGTAGTAACTGGTAGAGATATAAAAAAAGCTGAAAGGCTCGCAAGCGAATTTGGATATGCCTACATGGAGCCTTATAAGGCTGTTGAATGGGGAGAGATTATAATAATTACCTTACCGCCGTCTGGTATTGTTTCGGATTTTATGAAAAAGCTTTTTCCATATTTTAGTGGGAAAAAAGTTATAGATATTTTATCTACTAAACATTCTATTTTTGGCTTTTTAGAAAAAATGTCGCTTGAAAATAATTTTAATTATATATCTTCTCATCCTCTCTTTGGTCCATATCTTTATCCAGTTGGTGAAAAAATAGCCGTAATTCCTTCGATAACATTTCCTGATTCAAAAGAAATCTTGGACTTCTGGAGGAATTGCGGTCTTTTTCCTATACAGACTAGTTTAGAAAATCATGAAAAGGCAATGGCTGTAGTGCAAGTTTTACCACATTTTTATTTAATGGCATTGAGTAAAAGTATAGAGCTACTTGCTAAAGAGTTGGATGTAGATTTTTCAAATTTCCAAACTACAAATTTTAGGGATATTTATAAGATAATAAAAAGAGTTAATGATCTCCATAGTGTTATAATGGAGATCCAGGAATTAAATCCATACTCTCAAAAGGCTAGAGAGTTAGGTATGAAAGAGCTAAATAATCTTTATAATGAATTTTTAGGTGAGAAGAAATGA
- a CDS encoding transketolase family protein, protein MLQGSFSSIREAFGRTLVKLGEEDSDIIVITADVGDSTRASYFKEKFPERYFNVGISEQDMVNFAAGLSATGKKPAVVDFAMFTMRAWEQIRNSISRMNLNVKILVTHSGYSDSGDGSSHQSLEDIALMRTLPNMRVIVPADPADVIRGLPVIMKERGPIYYRMGREYSPPITNGLDYKFEIGKAYVLKDGDDLTIMGAGVVLWDALKAAEQLEKMGISTAVINLETIKPIDESTIEYYARKTGRIVTIEEHSIYGGIGSAVSEVVVKKYPVPMRFVGATTFGRSARSERELLDYYNITDKSIVNSALELIK, encoded by the coding sequence ATGTTACAAGGAAGTTTCTCTTCAATTCGTGAAGCTTTTGGTAGAACTTTAGTAAAGTTAGGGGAAGAAGATTCTGACATAATAGTAATAACTGCTGACGTTGGCGATTCTACTAGGGCTTCTTACTTTAAGGAAAAATTTCCAGAGAGATACTTCAATGTCGGAATTTCCGAGCAAGATATGGTAAATTTTGCTGCTGGATTGTCAGCTACTGGAAAGAAGCCTGCTGTAGTAGATTTTGCAATGTTTACGATGAGAGCATGGGAACAAATAAGGAATAGTATAAGTAGAATGAACTTAAATGTCAAAATTCTGGTTACTCATTCTGGATATAGTGATAGCGGAGACGGTTCTAGTCACCAGTCTTTAGAAGACATAGCTTTAATGCGTACTCTTCCTAACATGAGAGTGATAGTTCCAGCAGATCCTGCTGATGTTATTAGAGGTTTGCCAGTGATAATGAAGGAGAGAGGTCCTATATATTATAGAATGGGAAGAGAATATTCTCCTCCAATAACCAATGGTCTTGATTACAAGTTCGAGATTGGTAAGGCTTACGTGCTTAAGGACGGAGATGATTTAACTATAATGGGAGCTGGAGTAGTTTTATGGGACGCTCTTAAAGCAGCTGAACAATTAGAGAAAATGGGAATAAGCACTGCAGTAATAAATTTAGAGACTATAAAACCTATAGATGAATCTACAATAGAATACTATGCTAGAAAAACTGGTAGAATAGTTACTATAGAGGAACATAGTATATATGGAGGAATAGGTTCTGCTGTATCAGAAGTTGTAGTTAAGAAATATCCTGTACCAATGAGATTTGTTGGTGCTACTACTTTTGGAAGATCTGCAAGAAGTGAAAGAGAATTATTAGACTATTACAATATAACTGATAAGTCTATAGTAAACTCTGCTTTAGAGCTGATTAAATGA
- a CDS encoding transketolase yields the protein MGKGGSDGIPISLEELKKLQEIAERARKNVIKMQFYDQSIHVGSSLSSIEILTTLLFRYVRESKNPTDKDWLILSKGHAAPALYAVLHEKGLIPEEELWKIQGINGLLQGHPEVYIPGIDMSTGSLGQGLSFGIGVATGIKMSNGSGRVFVIMGDGEQDEGEIWEAMTHAVARKVDNLIAFIEINGFQLDASTQDVKPKEFLHDVWKAVGWETFLCDGHDISSIVNSVEEAMKAKKPAVIFAKTLRGKGFTPIENSKKQRASPDVTRKFLFNS from the coding sequence ATGGGAAAAGGTGGAAGTGATGGAATTCCAATATCATTAGAAGAATTAAAAAAGTTGCAAGAGATTGCAGAAAGAGCTAGAAAGAATGTTATAAAAATGCAGTTCTATGATCAATCAATTCACGTAGGGTCGTCATTAAGTAGCATAGAGATTTTAACTACGTTACTATTCAGATACGTGAGAGAAAGTAAAAATCCTACAGACAAAGATTGGTTAATATTAAGCAAAGGTCATGCAGCTCCAGCTTTATACGCAGTATTGCATGAGAAAGGACTTATACCAGAGGAAGAATTATGGAAAATTCAAGGAATAAACGGATTATTACAAGGTCATCCAGAAGTATACATTCCTGGCATAGATATGTCTACAGGCAGTTTAGGGCAGGGATTAAGTTTTGGTATTGGTGTTGCCACTGGAATAAAAATGTCTAATGGAAGTGGTAGAGTTTTTGTAATTATGGGAGATGGAGAACAAGACGAAGGAGAGATCTGGGAAGCAATGACACATGCAGTAGCTAGAAAAGTGGATAACCTAATAGCATTTATAGAAATTAATGGATTTCAGTTAGACGCTTCGACTCAAGATGTTAAACCTAAAGAGTTTCTGCATGATGTGTGGAAAGCAGTAGGATGGGAGACTTTCTTATGTGATGGCCATGATATTTCTAGTATAGTAAATAGTGTTGAAGAGGCGATGAAGGCAAAGAAGCCTGCAGTAATTTTTGCAAAAACTCTCAGAGGTAAAGGTTTCACTCCAATAGAAAATAGTAAAAAACAAAGGGCGAGTCCTGATGTTACAAGGAAGTTTCTCTTCAATTCGTGA
- a CDS encoding HesA/MoeB/ThiF family protein — protein MERYSRQLLALGLELQEKISSLKVAVIGCGALGSALAEMLTRLGVKELVLVDADVVELSNLHRTHIFTEKDLMRPKALVCKEYLKKVNSNIKIDTILDILDSKNAEEIVKGNDIVFDALDNVNYRLVLNDACVKNNIPLIYAGVTGEYASAKIIIPGKTSCLSCFLEPIDERNACEIIGTTIATIDIITSIQIQLLINYLRGRYEDEMIYIDMEDLRLEKIKMKRNSNCEACSLHQYKYLKSKFYTCGMLRSEKSGKNIFRSSEVEIYKDSEGTIICYNEKCFKKKEA, from the coding sequence ATGGAACGATATTCTAGGCAATTATTAGCCTTAGGTTTAGAGCTTCAGGAAAAGATTTCTTCTTTAAAGGTAGCTGTTATAGGATGCGGTGCTTTGGGCTCGGCTCTTGCAGAAATGTTAACTAGATTAGGAGTAAAAGAATTAGTTTTAGTAGATGCAGACGTAGTAGAATTAAGCAATTTACATAGAACTCACATATTCACTGAGAAAGATTTAATGAGACCTAAAGCATTAGTTTGCAAAGAATATTTAAAAAAAGTAAATAGTAATATAAAAATAGACACAATATTAGATATTTTAGATAGCAAAAATGCCGAAGAAATAGTTAAAGGAAACGATATAGTGTTTGATGCTCTTGATAATGTAAATTATAGACTTGTCCTCAACGATGCATGTGTCAAAAATAATATACCATTAATATATGCCGGTGTAACTGGAGAATATGCTTCAGCTAAAATAATAATTCCTGGTAAGACCTCATGCCTCTCTTGCTTTTTAGAACCTATTGATGAGCGTAATGCATGTGAGATAATAGGAACTACTATCGCTACAATAGATATTATAACGTCTATTCAAATTCAATTGCTCATAAATTACCTTAGAGGAAGATACGAGGATGAAATGATTTACATTGATATGGAAGATTTAAGATTGGAAAAGATAAAAATGAAAAGAAATTCAAATTGTGAAGCATGTTCACTACATCAGTATAAATATCTTAAATCAAAATTTTACACATGTGGAATGTTAAGATCTGAAAAAAGTGGGAAAAATATTTTTAGATCTTCTGAAGTAGAAATATATAAGGATAGTGAAGGTACTATTATATGCTATAATGAAAAATGTTTTAAGAAAAAAGAAGCATAA
- a CDS encoding lysylphosphatidylglycerol synthase domain-containing protein, which produces MQFKYVFTALLPILVVVVYSIIFKINIIEIVRSLTPIIILAFVLSYLGQILVIALRDKKIVGVSFYTAFKARLLGNSIGLILPGWVGQELTRATVYSKEHVELIQGFSLSLLEAYYDVTVGSLMFLVLLPIRFIAIELIYIFITIGNIIGWSLGLAYVYTTAGKSIRIEKSIVKLIGLDKYYFVLNKGKQAMKDKIEGKNFITYFSLTVLGYLVQSLSFLAMVSDYFKDILINMTFFAATLFPIPGASGVSEIAFSLFLPPHFVVAAVVLELLDYFIGFIFIRDIDINELKKEFYKIKKYGEFYQGSES; this is translated from the coding sequence GTGCAATTTAAATATGTTTTTACTGCATTATTGCCAATATTAGTCGTTGTAGTATATTCTATAATTTTTAAAATAAATATTATAGAAATAGTAAGAAGTTTAACTCCAATAATTATTCTAGCTTTTGTTCTTTCATATCTTGGACAGATATTAGTAATAGCTCTTAGAGATAAGAAAATTGTAGGAGTTTCTTTTTACACAGCTTTCAAAGCAAGATTATTAGGAAATTCTATAGGACTAATTTTACCTGGCTGGGTTGGTCAAGAACTTACTAGAGCCACAGTATATAGCAAAGAACATGTAGAGCTTATTCAAGGATTTTCATTATCGCTATTGGAAGCTTATTACGATGTAACAGTTGGATCACTTATGTTTCTTGTCCTATTACCTATAAGGTTCATTGCAATAGAATTAATTTATATCTTCATAACAATAGGTAATATAATAGGCTGGTCTTTGGGACTAGCTTACGTATACACTACTGCAGGTAAATCAATTAGAATTGAGAAGAGTATAGTTAAATTAATCGGATTAGATAAGTATTATTTTGTATTAAATAAAGGAAAACAGGCAATGAAAGATAAAATTGAAGGAAAGAACTTTATTACATACTTCTCTCTTACAGTCTTGGGATATTTAGTTCAATCACTATCATTCTTGGCTATGGTCTCAGATTACTTTAAGGATATTCTGATTAATATGACTTTTTTTGCTGCTACTCTCTTCCCCATACCAGGAGCATCAGGAGTTTCAGAAATTGCATTCTCCTTATTTCTTCCTCCGCATTTCGTAGTAGCTGCCGTAGTTTTAGAATTACTTGACTATTTTATAGGTTTCATATTCATTAGGGATATAGACATTAATGAACTTAAAAAAGAATTCTACAAAATTAAAAAGTATGGAGAGTTTTATCAAGGATCCGAATCCTGA